The following coding sequences lie in one Halarcobacter mediterraneus genomic window:
- a CDS encoding sterol desaturase family protein, giving the protein MNNVLFLEYFINPDRRTFWIYILSSITIAIIYLYFNKKQIKVNTSKALWLHPSAKLDYYYFIFSYFIKILIIFPVVISAQTIALFIKKYLFLEFGFFQINYISYESIIILYTICLFIISDFTRYWIHRFLHTIPILWEFHKIHHSAKVLTPFTFYRVHPIENILFGFRYSISIGLTTGIFLYFFGSKVGLLEIIGANAFVFIFSFLGSNLRHSHIQLSYFTFLEKWFISPKQHQIHHSKKFFNKNYGGYLAIWDRVFGTLKISKEVKVLKFGLRKKQMKDYQSIPQLLILPFVNILRREK; this is encoded by the coding sequence TTGAATAATGTTCTATTTTTAGAATATTTTATAAATCCAGATAGAAGAACATTCTGGATTTATATTTTATCTTCAATTACTATTGCAATAATTTATTTATATTTTAATAAAAAACAAATAAAAGTAAATACCTCTAAAGCTCTTTGGCTACATCCTAGTGCAAAACTAGATTATTATTATTTTATTTTTTCTTACTTTATTAAAATATTGATAATTTTTCCAGTAGTAATTAGTGCACAAACTATTGCACTATTTATAAAAAAATACCTATTTTTGGAATTTGGTTTTTTTCAAATAAACTATATTTCATATGAATCTATAATAATACTTTATACAATATGTTTATTTATAATAAGTGATTTTACAAGATACTGGATACATAGATTTTTACATACAATACCTATTCTCTGGGAATTTCATAAAATTCACCATAGTGCTAAAGTTTTAACACCTTTCACTTTTTATCGAGTTCATCCTATAGAAAATATTCTTTTTGGATTCCGATATTCAATAAGTATTGGTCTTACCACTGGTATATTTTTATACTTTTTTGGTTCAAAAGTAGGTTTACTTGAAATTATAGGAGCAAATGCTTTTGTCTTTATTTTTTCTTTTTTAGGTTCAAATCTAAGACATTCACACATTCAATTATCTTATTTTACATTTCTCGAAAAATGGTTTATTTCACCTAAACAACATCAAATTCATCATAGTAAAAAGTTTTTTAATAAAAACTATGGTGGCTACTTAGCAATATGGGATAGAGTTTTTGGAACATTAAAAATTTCTAAAGAAGTTAAAGTCCTAAAATTTGGGCTGAGAAAGAAACAAATGAAAGATTATCAATCAATACCACAATTATTAATATTACCATTTGTAAATATTTTAAGGAGAGAAAAATAA
- a CDS encoding cytochrome-c peroxidase, with product MKYLKLIVILSCTLLFTACMNKELSKEELQQQKKQKEELGRVLFFDNNLSKNRTQSCATCHNPATGFVDNRENGVKSMASLGDDSKSLGDRQAPTASYAMFSPKFHFDKKKNKYIGGQFWDGREKTLAGQAGGPPLNPIEMGMPSKKAVVERLKENPYYIKTFKKIYGEEIFSSIEKTYFAMTDSIEKFEMTKEFAPFDSKYDRFLEGKYDLTPLEDLGRSLFFSNNNNSCATCHVLKGEDKKGETFTNYEYHNIGTPINHELRAMNGVKEIDKGLLANPKVKDKKHLGKHKVPTLRNVAITAPYMHNGVFKDLRTVVEFYDKYNNPSRKINPETGKPWNEPEVKETISLEELKAKKQNDRKVDALVAFMKLLTDKRYEYLLEENIKK from the coding sequence ATGAAATATTTAAAACTTATAGTGATTCTTAGCTGTACATTATTATTTACAGCTTGTATGAATAAAGAACTTTCAAAAGAAGAGTTACAGCAACAAAAGAAACAAAAAGAGGAATTAGGAAGGGTTCTATTTTTTGATAATAATTTATCAAAAAATAGAACTCAATCTTGTGCTACTTGTCATAATCCTGCAACAGGTTTTGTAGATAATAGAGAAAATGGTGTAAAAAGTATGGCTTCATTAGGAGATGATAGTAAATCATTAGGGGATAGACAAGCCCCAACTGCATCTTATGCTATGTTTAGTCCTAAGTTTCATTTTGACAAGAAAAAAAATAAATATATTGGTGGCCAATTCTGGGATGGAAGAGAAAAAACTTTAGCTGGACAAGCTGGTGGACCACCTTTAAATCCTATTGAAATGGGAATGCCTTCAAAAAAAGCAGTTGTTGAAAGACTAAAAGAAAACCCTTATTATATTAAAACATTTAAAAAGATTTATGGAGAAGAAATTTTTTCTTCAATTGAAAAAACATATTTTGCAATGACAGATTCAATTGAAAAATTTGAAATGACAAAAGAATTTGCTCCTTTTGATTCAAAATATGATAGATTTTTAGAGGGAAAATATGATTTAACTCCATTAGAAGATTTAGGAAGATCTTTATTTTTTTCAAATAATAATAACTCTTGTGCTACTTGTCATGTTTTAAAAGGAGAAGATAAAAAAGGAGAGACTTTTACAAATTATGAATATCACAATATTGGAACTCCTATAAACCATGAATTAAGAGCAATGAATGGGGTAAAAGAAATAGATAAAGGTTTACTTGCAAATCCTAAAGTGAAAGATAAAAAACATTTAGGAAAACATAAAGTCCCTACTCTAAGAAATGTTGCAATAACTGCTCCATATATGCATAATGGTGTTTTTAAAGATCTAAGAACAGTTGTTGAGTTCTATGATAAATATAATAATCCTAGTAGAAAAATAAATCCTGAAACGGGCAAACCATGGAATGAGCCAGAAGTGAAAGAGACTATATCTTTAGAAGAACTAAAAGCAAAAAAACAAAATGATAGAAAAGTTGATGCTTTAGTTGCATTTATGAAATTACTTACTGATAAGAGATATGAATATTTATTAGAAGAAAATATAAAAAAATAA
- a CDS encoding Opr family porin → MKKLSLVASSLLLVSSLSANSIDEAFKAGNVSGDITLYGERQNNEGSNPDSGFTMGSIGLSYETGELNGFKAAVGFRGNHDFSEVEDGDYSDGSEQKAIIHTANISYANEYLGLTLGRQEIDLEWLGDFHEAAVVGVTAIPDTTVVLGYTQRIAVADADAVLEEFTDFGEDIDYAAVLDAKYEGIKGLVINPYYYKADNLAKWYGLKADYDTDIFGVTAHGAQSSEDIGEDGDIAHLESRFNIAGFGFNLGYITTDKNVGAGSMSTLGENINPFDALRGGDGEKVYDADTDTTYLNVTYALPAGVELGALYGQMDSDGNKDKELDLTVDYNITDNLSVGALYVNLNAENSDEDYDKFTLTVAYSF, encoded by the coding sequence ATTAAGTTTAGTTGCATCATCTTTACTTTTAGTAAGTAGTTTAAGTGCAAATAGTATAGATGAAGCATTTAAAGCTGGTAATGTAAGCGGTGATATCACTTTATATGGTGAAAGACAAAATAATGAAGGATCAAATCCTGATTCTGGTTTTACAATGGGCTCAATAGGTCTATCTTATGAAACAGGTGAATTAAATGGATTTAAAGCAGCAGTGGGCTTTAGAGGAAATCATGATTTTTCTGAAGTAGAAGATGGTGATTATTCTGATGGTTCAGAACAAAAAGCTATTATACATACTGCAAATATTTCATATGCAAATGAATATTTAGGTCTAACACTTGGTAGACAAGAAATAGATTTAGAATGGCTAGGTGACTTCCATGAAGCAGCAGTAGTTGGAGTTACTGCAATTCCTGATACTACTGTAGTTTTAGGGTATACTCAAAGAATTGCTGTTGCTGATGCTGATGCTGTATTAGAAGAGTTTACAGACTTTGGTGAGGATATTGATTATGCAGCAGTTCTAGATGCAAAATATGAAGGTATTAAAGGTTTAGTTATAAACCCATATTATTATAAAGCTGATAATCTAGCTAAATGGTATGGTTTAAAAGCAGATTATGATACTGATATTTTTGGAGTTACTGCACATGGAGCACAAAGTAGCGAAGATATTGGAGAAGATGGAGATATAGCTCATCTTGAAAGTAGATTTAATATTGCAGGTTTTGGGTTTAATTTAGGATACATTACAACAGATAAAAATGTTGGAGCAGGTTCTATGTCTACTTTAGGAGAAAATATTAACCCTTTTGATGCTTTAAGAGGTGGAGATGGAGAAAAAGTTTATGATGCAGATACTGATACAACATATTTAAATGTTACTTATGCACTTCCTGCAGGAGTTGAATTAGGTGCATTATATGGACAAATGGATTCTGATGGCAATAAAGATAAAGAACTAGATTTGACAGTAGATTATAATATTACTGATAATTTATCTGTTGGTGCTTTATACGTAAACTTAAATGCTGAAAATAGTGATGAAGACTATGATAAATTTACTTTAACTGTAGCGTATTCTTTTTAA